The Pan troglodytes isolate AG18354 chromosome 1, NHGRI_mPanTro3-v2.0_pri, whole genome shotgun sequence genome includes a region encoding these proteins:
- the CFAP45 gene encoding cilia- and flagella-associated protein 45 isoform X1, protein MPLSTAGILSSSSAASNRSRNKARYRTKAVSSEVDESLFGDIKSPAQGQSDSPIVLLRDKHTLQKTLTALGLDRKPETIQLITRDMVRELIVPTEDPSGESLIISPEEFERIKWASHVLTREELEARDQAFKKEKEATMDAVMTRKKIMKQKEMVWNNNKKLSDLEEVAKERAQNLLQRANKLRMEQEEELKDMSKIILNAKCHAIRDAQILEKQQIQKELDTEEKRLDQMMEVERQKSIQRQEELERKRREERIRGRRQIVEQMEKNQEERSLLAEQREQEKEQMLEYMEQLQEEDLKDMERRQQQKLKMQAEIKRINDENQKQKAELLAQEKLADQMVMEFTKKKMAREAEFEAEQERIRREKEKEIARLRVMQEKAQDYQAEQDALRAKRNQEVADREWRRKEKENAQKKMETEAELRKSRLEQVAFKEHALAVQVQRDRDEFERILRAQREQIEKERLEEEKKATGRLQHANELRRQVRENQQKEVQNRIATFEEGRRLKEEAQKRRERIDEIKRKKLEELRATGLPEKYCIEAERKANILPATSVN, encoded by the exons ATG CCACTAAGCACAGCTGGCATCCTGAGCTCCTCTTCTGCCGCTTCCAACAGGTCAAGGAATAAGGCTCGCTATCGGACCAAAGCCGTGAGCTCTGAGGTGGATGAGAGCCTCTTTGGAGATATCAAG TCCCCAGCCCAGGGCCAGAGCGACAGCCCCATTGTGCTGCTCCGAGATAAGCATACCCTTCAAAAAACTCTCACTGCTTTGGGCTTGGATCGCAAGCCAGAGACCATCCAGCTCATCACCCGGGACATGGTCCGAGAACTCAT TGTTCCCACAGAGGATCCCTCCGGGGAGTCCCTAATCATCAGCCCTGAGGAGTTTGAGCGAATCAAATGGGCATCCCATGTCCTGACCAGAGAAGAACTTGAGGCCAGGGACCAGGCCttcaagaaggagaaggaagccaCCATG GATGCAGTGATGACACGAAAGAAGATCATGAAACAGAAGGAGATGGTGTGGAACAACAACAAGAAGCTCAGTGACCTGGAGGAGGTGGCCAAGGAACGGGCCCAGAACCTCCTGCAGAGAGCCAACAAGCTGCGgatggagcaggaggaggagctcaAGGACATGAGCAAG ATTATCCTCAATGCTAAGTGCCATGCCATCCGGGATGCCCAAATCCTGGAGAAGCAGCAGATCCAAAAAGAACTGGACACAGAGGAGAAGCGGTTGGATCAGATGATGGAAGTGGAGCGGCAGAAATCCATTCAAAGGCAGGAGGAactggagaggaagaggagggaggaaagaattaG AGGAAGGCGGCAAATTGTGGAACAGATGGAAAAGAACCAGGAGGAGCGATCGCTCCTTGCTGAGCAGCGGGAGCAGGAGAAGGAGCAGATGCTGGAATATATGGAACAGCTCCAAGAGGAAGATCTAAAG GACATGGAACGAAGGCAGCAACAAAAACTGAAGATGCAAGCTGAGATTAAGCGCATCAATGATGAAaaccagaaacagaaagcagaactGCTGGCTCAGGAGAAGCTGGCAGACCAGATGGTGATGGAGTTTACCAAGAAGAAGATG GCTCGAGAAGCAGAGTTtgaggctgagcaggagagaatccggagggagaaagagaaggagatcgCACGCTTGAGGGTCATGCAGGAGAAGGCGCAGGATTACCAGGCAGAACAG GATGCCTTGCGGGCCAAGCGCAACCAGGAGGTTGCAGACAGAGAGTGGcgcagaaaggaaaaggaaaatgcgCAGAAGAAGATGGAAACAGAGGCTGAGCTGCGAAAAAGTCGGCTCGAACAGGTGGCTTTCAAGGAGCACGCTCTGGCTGTTCAGGTGCAACGGGACCGGGATGAGTTCGAGAGGATTCTTCG GGCTCAGAGAGAACAGATTGAGAAGGAGCggctggaggaggagaaaaaggccACAGGGCGCTTACAGCATGCCAATGAGCTCCGGCGCCAGGTGCGCGAGAACCAGCAGAAGGAAGTGCAGAACCGGATTGCCACCTTTGAGGAGGGCCGGCGCCTCAAAGAGGAGGCCCAGAAACGCCGTGAGCGCATCGATGAGATCAAGAGGAAAAAGCTTGAAGAGCTGAG AGCCACTGGCCTTCCCGAGAAGTACTGCATTGAAGCTGAGCGCAAAGCTAACATCCTGCCAGCTACCTCTGTGAACTGA
- the CFAP45 gene encoding cilia- and flagella-associated protein 45 isoform X2, giving the protein MRASLEISSVPTEDPSGESLIISPEEFERIKWASHVLTREELEARDQAFKKEKEATMDAVMTRKKIMKQKEMVWNNNKKLSDLEEVAKERAQNLLQRANKLRMEQEEELKDMSKIILNAKCHAIRDAQILEKQQIQKELDTEEKRLDQMMEVERQKSIQRQEELERKRREERIRGRRQIVEQMEKNQEERSLLAEQREQEKEQMLEYMEQLQEEDLKDMERRQQQKLKMQAEIKRINDENQKQKAELLAQEKLADQMVMEFTKKKMAREAEFEAEQERIRREKEKEIARLRVMQEKAQDYQAEQDALRAKRNQEVADREWRRKEKENAQKKMETEAELRKSRLEQVAFKEHALAVQVQRDRDEFERILRAQREQIEKERLEEEKKATGRLQHANELRRQVRENQQKEVQNRIATFEEGRRLKEEAQKRRERIDEIKRKKLEELRATGLPEKYCIEAERKANILPATSVN; this is encoded by the exons ATGAGAGCCTCTTTGGAGATATCAAG TGTTCCCACAGAGGATCCCTCCGGGGAGTCCCTAATCATCAGCCCTGAGGAGTTTGAGCGAATCAAATGGGCATCCCATGTCCTGACCAGAGAAGAACTTGAGGCCAGGGACCAGGCCttcaagaaggagaaggaagccaCCATG GATGCAGTGATGACACGAAAGAAGATCATGAAACAGAAGGAGATGGTGTGGAACAACAACAAGAAGCTCAGTGACCTGGAGGAGGTGGCCAAGGAACGGGCCCAGAACCTCCTGCAGAGAGCCAACAAGCTGCGgatggagcaggaggaggagctcaAGGACATGAGCAAG ATTATCCTCAATGCTAAGTGCCATGCCATCCGGGATGCCCAAATCCTGGAGAAGCAGCAGATCCAAAAAGAACTGGACACAGAGGAGAAGCGGTTGGATCAGATGATGGAAGTGGAGCGGCAGAAATCCATTCAAAGGCAGGAGGAactggagaggaagaggagggaggaaagaattaG AGGAAGGCGGCAAATTGTGGAACAGATGGAAAAGAACCAGGAGGAGCGATCGCTCCTTGCTGAGCAGCGGGAGCAGGAGAAGGAGCAGATGCTGGAATATATGGAACAGCTCCAAGAGGAAGATCTAAAG GACATGGAACGAAGGCAGCAACAAAAACTGAAGATGCAAGCTGAGATTAAGCGCATCAATGATGAAaaccagaaacagaaagcagaactGCTGGCTCAGGAGAAGCTGGCAGACCAGATGGTGATGGAGTTTACCAAGAAGAAGATG GCTCGAGAAGCAGAGTTtgaggctgagcaggagagaatccggagggagaaagagaaggagatcgCACGCTTGAGGGTCATGCAGGAGAAGGCGCAGGATTACCAGGCAGAACAG GATGCCTTGCGGGCCAAGCGCAACCAGGAGGTTGCAGACAGAGAGTGGcgcagaaaggaaaaggaaaatgcgCAGAAGAAGATGGAAACAGAGGCTGAGCTGCGAAAAAGTCGGCTCGAACAGGTGGCTTTCAAGGAGCACGCTCTGGCTGTTCAGGTGCAACGGGACCGGGATGAGTTCGAGAGGATTCTTCG GGCTCAGAGAGAACAGATTGAGAAGGAGCggctggaggaggagaaaaaggccACAGGGCGCTTACAGCATGCCAATGAGCTCCGGCGCCAGGTGCGCGAGAACCAGCAGAAGGAAGTGCAGAACCGGATTGCCACCTTTGAGGAGGGCCGGCGCCTCAAAGAGGAGGCCCAGAAACGCCGTGAGCGCATCGATGAGATCAAGAGGAAAAAGCTTGAAGAGCTGAG AGCCACTGGCCTTCCCGAGAAGTACTGCATTGAAGCTGAGCGCAAAGCTAACATCCTGCCAGCTACCTCTGTGAACTGA
- the CFAP45 gene encoding cilia- and flagella-associated protein 45 isoform X3: MVRELIVPTEDPSGESLIISPEEFERIKWASHVLTREELEARDQAFKKEKEATMDAVMTRKKIMKQKEMVWNNNKKLSDLEEVAKERAQNLLQRANKLRMEQEEELKDMSKIILNAKCHAIRDAQILEKQQIQKELDTEEKRLDQMMEVERQKSIQRQEELERKRREERIRGRRQIVEQMEKNQEERSLLAEQREQEKEQMLEYMEQLQEEDLKDMERRQQQKLKMQAEIKRINDENQKQKAELLAQEKLADQMVMEFTKKKMAREAEFEAEQERIRREKEKEIARLRVMQEKAQDYQAEQDALRAKRNQEVADREWRRKEKENAQKKMETEAELRKSRLEQVAFKEHALAVQVQRDRDEFERILRAQREQIEKERLEEEKKATGRLQHANELRRQVRENQQKEVQNRIATFEEGRRLKEEAQKRRERIDEIKRKKLEELRATGLPEKYCIEAERKANILPATSVN; the protein is encoded by the exons ATGGTCCGAGAACTCAT TGTTCCCACAGAGGATCCCTCCGGGGAGTCCCTAATCATCAGCCCTGAGGAGTTTGAGCGAATCAAATGGGCATCCCATGTCCTGACCAGAGAAGAACTTGAGGCCAGGGACCAGGCCttcaagaaggagaaggaagccaCCATG GATGCAGTGATGACACGAAAGAAGATCATGAAACAGAAGGAGATGGTGTGGAACAACAACAAGAAGCTCAGTGACCTGGAGGAGGTGGCCAAGGAACGGGCCCAGAACCTCCTGCAGAGAGCCAACAAGCTGCGgatggagcaggaggaggagctcaAGGACATGAGCAAG ATTATCCTCAATGCTAAGTGCCATGCCATCCGGGATGCCCAAATCCTGGAGAAGCAGCAGATCCAAAAAGAACTGGACACAGAGGAGAAGCGGTTGGATCAGATGATGGAAGTGGAGCGGCAGAAATCCATTCAAAGGCAGGAGGAactggagaggaagaggagggaggaaagaattaG AGGAAGGCGGCAAATTGTGGAACAGATGGAAAAGAACCAGGAGGAGCGATCGCTCCTTGCTGAGCAGCGGGAGCAGGAGAAGGAGCAGATGCTGGAATATATGGAACAGCTCCAAGAGGAAGATCTAAAG GACATGGAACGAAGGCAGCAACAAAAACTGAAGATGCAAGCTGAGATTAAGCGCATCAATGATGAAaaccagaaacagaaagcagaactGCTGGCTCAGGAGAAGCTGGCAGACCAGATGGTGATGGAGTTTACCAAGAAGAAGATG GCTCGAGAAGCAGAGTTtgaggctgagcaggagagaatccggagggagaaagagaaggagatcgCACGCTTGAGGGTCATGCAGGAGAAGGCGCAGGATTACCAGGCAGAACAG GATGCCTTGCGGGCCAAGCGCAACCAGGAGGTTGCAGACAGAGAGTGGcgcagaaaggaaaaggaaaatgcgCAGAAGAAGATGGAAACAGAGGCTGAGCTGCGAAAAAGTCGGCTCGAACAGGTGGCTTTCAAGGAGCACGCTCTGGCTGTTCAGGTGCAACGGGACCGGGATGAGTTCGAGAGGATTCTTCG GGCTCAGAGAGAACAGATTGAGAAGGAGCggctggaggaggagaaaaaggccACAGGGCGCTTACAGCATGCCAATGAGCTCCGGCGCCAGGTGCGCGAGAACCAGCAGAAGGAAGTGCAGAACCGGATTGCCACCTTTGAGGAGGGCCGGCGCCTCAAAGAGGAGGCCCAGAAACGCCGTGAGCGCATCGATGAGATCAAGAGGAAAAAGCTTGAAGAGCTGAG AGCCACTGGCCTTCCCGAGAAGTACTGCATTGAAGCTGAGCGCAAAGCTAACATCCTGCCAGCTACCTCTGTGAACTGA